The Petrocella atlantisensis genome has a window encoding:
- the rplB gene encoding 50S ribosomal protein L2: MGIRKYKPYTPSRRHMTASTFEEITKSTPEKSLVVAIKKNSGRNNQGKITVRHRGGGAKMKYRIIDFKRNKDGVPAKVASIEYDPNRTANIALLQYADGEKKYILAPVGLKVGSTLMSGADAEVKTGNALPLINIPVGSQVHNIEMKPGKGGQLVRSAGNVAQLMAKEGKFATLRLPSGEMRMVPSECRATIGQVGNVDHELITIGKAGRKRHMGIRPTVRGSVMNPCDHPHGGGEGKSPIGRPSPMTPWGKPALGLKTRKKNKHSNKYIVRKRGSNK, encoded by the coding sequence ATGGGTATTAGAAAATACAAACCTTATACACCTTCCAGAAGACATATGACGGCTTCTACTTTTGAGGAAATCACAAAATCAACACCTGAAAAATCCTTAGTAGTAGCAATCAAAAAGAACTCAGGAAGAAACAATCAAGGTAAAATAACAGTGAGACACCGTGGCGGTGGCGCTAAAATGAAATACAGAATCATAGATTTCAAGAGAAATAAAGACGGAGTGCCGGCTAAAGTGGCTTCTATCGAGTACGATCCAAATCGTACAGCTAACATTGCATTGCTTCAATATGCAGATGGTGAAAAGAAATACATTCTTGCACCGGTAGGCCTTAAAGTTGGATCAACTTTAATGAGTGGCGCAGATGCAGAAGTAAAAACAGGAAACGCATTACCACTCATCAACATTCCTGTAGGTTCACAAGTACATAACATTGAGATGAAGCCAGGCAAAGGCGGACAACTTGTACGTTCAGCCGGTAATGTAGCACAACTTATGGCAAAAGAAGGTAAGTTTGCAACACTACGTTTACCATCCGGTGAAATGAGAATGGTACCTAGCGAATGTAGAGCAACCATCGGTCAAGTTGGTAATGTTGATCATGAGCTTATTACTATAGGTAAAGCAGGACGTAAACGTCATATGGGTATTCGCCCAACAGTACGTGGTTCTGTAATGAACCCTTGTGACCATCCACATGGTGGTGGTGAAGGTAAATCACCAATCGGACGTCCAAGTCCAATGACACCTTGGGGTAAACCAGCTCTTGGTCTTAAGACAAGGAAGAAAAACAAACATTCTAACAAATATATCGTAAGAAAACGTGGCAGTAATAAATAG
- the rpsS gene encoding 30S ribosomal protein S19, whose protein sequence is MARSLKKGPFIDGHLLKKVEALNETDSKQVIKTWSRRSTVFPEMVGHTIAVHDGRKHVPVYISEDMVGHKLGEFVLTRTFRGHGKDEKKSKVR, encoded by the coding sequence ATGGCTCGTTCATTGAAAAAAGGACCATTTATTGATGGGCACCTGCTTAAAAAAGTAGAGGCACTCAATGAAACCGATAGCAAGCAAGTTATTAAAACTTGGTCAAGACGTTCCACTGTATTCCCTGAGATGGTTGGACATACAATCGCCGTGCATGACGGTAGAAAACATGTACCTGTATACATCAGTGAAGACATGGTTGGTCATAAACTCGGAGAATTCGTTTTAACCAGAACCTTTAGAGGACATGGCAAAGACGAAAAGAAATCAAAAGTACGTTAA
- the rplV gene encoding 50S ribosomal protein L22 has translation MAKGHRSQIKRERNANTDNRAKAKVSFARVSDTKARIVLDTIKGKDVVSALGILAFTPRKAARVIEKLLSSAIANAENNLGLDPNNLYIQETFANKGPTLKRIRPRAQGRAFRIQKRTSHITIILNER, from the coding sequence ATGGCTAAAGGACATAGAAGTCAGATTAAACGTGAAAGAAATGCAAATACGGATAACAGAGCGAAAGCTAAAGTATCTTTTGCAAGAGTTTCTGACACAAAAGCAAGAATTGTACTAGACACCATAAAAGGTAAAGATGTTGTATCGGCTCTTGGTATATTAGCATTTACACCAAGAAAAGCTGCACGTGTTATAGAGAAATTATTAAGTTCAGCAATAGCAAATGCTGAAAACAATCTTGGACTTGATCCAAACAACTTATACATTCAAGAGACATTTGCTAATAAAGGACCAACACTTAAGAGAATCAGACCTAGAGCTCAAGGTAGAGCTTTTAGAATTCAAAAAAGAACCAGTCACATCACGATTATCTTAAACGAAAGGTAA
- the rpsC gene encoding 30S ribosomal protein S3: MGQKVNPHGLRVGIIKDWDSRWYAEKNFSDLLVEDFNLRKFLKKKLYSAGISKIEIERASERVKVNIHTAKPGIVIGRGGTAIDETKKEVEAMVTGKVIVNIVEVKRPEKTSQLVAENVALQLENRVSFRRAMKQVMGRALKSGAKGIKVQCSGRLGGAEMARVESYNEGNIPLQTLRADIDYGFAEADTTYGKIGVKVWICHGEVLPKKANKGGKE, encoded by the coding sequence ATGGGACAAAAAGTTAATCCACACGGCTTAAGAGTCGGTATCATCAAGGATTGGGATTCAAGATGGTATGCCGAGAAAAATTTTTCAGATCTTCTGGTAGAAGACTTTAATCTTAGAAAATTTTTAAAGAAAAAACTATACTCTGCAGGTATCTCAAAAATCGAAATTGAAAGAGCATCTGAGAGAGTTAAAGTGAACATTCATACTGCTAAACCTGGTATCGTAATCGGTAGAGGTGGAACAGCCATTGATGAGACTAAAAAAGAAGTAGAAGCTATGGTAACAGGAAAAGTGATTGTCAACATCGTTGAAGTCAAAAGACCTGAGAAAACTTCACAACTGGTAGCTGAAAACGTAGCACTTCAATTGGAGAACCGTGTATCATTTAGAAGAGCTATGAAACAAGTTATGGGACGCGCATTAAAATCAGGCGCAAAAGGAATCAAGGTACAATGTTCAGGACGTTTGGGTGGCGCAGAAATGGCGCGAGTTGAAAGCTACAACGAAGGAAACATTCCTCTTCAAACCCTTAGAGCTGACATTGATTATGGATTCGCTGAAGCAGATACAACTTACGGCAAGATTGGCGTAAAAGTATGGATTTGCCACGGTGAAGTTCTTCCTAAGAAAGCGAACAAAGGAGGAAAAGAATAA
- the rplP gene encoding 50S ribosomal protein L16: MLMPKRVKRRKQFRGRMTGKATRGNQIIYGEFGIVAMEAAWVRSNQIESARVAMTRYIKRGGKVWIKIFPDKPVTTKPAETRMGSGKGSPEYWVAVVKPGRVMFELAGVPEETAREALRLAMHKLPLKCKIVSRADLEGGE; encoded by the coding sequence ATGTTAATGCCAAAAAGAGTAAAAAGACGTAAGCAATTCCGTGGACGTATGACCGGTAAGGCCACTCGCGGTAACCAAATCATCTACGGAGAGTTTGGTATTGTAGCAATGGAAGCTGCTTGGGTACGTTCCAATCAAATAGAATCAGCCCGTGTTGCCATGACACGTTACATCAAGCGTGGTGGTAAAGTTTGGATTAAGATTTTCCCAGACAAGCCTGTAACTACTAAACCAGCAGAAACTCGTATGGGTTCTGGTAAAGGTTCACCTGAGTATTGGGTTGCGGTTGTAAAACCGGGACGCGTTATGTTTGAACTTGCAGGAGTTCCAGAAGAGACAGCTAGAGAAGCCCTAAGACTTGCAATGCACAAGTTGCCATTGAAATGTAAAATTGTTTCTCGCGCAGATTTAGAAGGCGGTGAATAA
- the rpmC gene encoding 50S ribosomal protein L29, protein MKSAKYLEELRNKSAAELQEALVLAKKELFNLRFQNATNQLENTARITAVRKNIAKIQTIIAEQLQAAK, encoded by the coding sequence GTGAAGTCAGCAAAATATTTAGAAGAGTTAAGAAATAAGTCAGCAGCTGAATTACAAGAAGCATTGGTACTTGCAAAGAAGGAATTATTCAACTTAAGATTCCAAAATGCAACCAACCAATTAGAGAATACAGCTCGCATCACAGCAGTAAGAAAAAATATTGCAAAGATCCAAACAATTATTGCTGAGCAATTGCAAGCAGCTAAGTAA
- the rpsQ gene encoding 30S ribosomal protein S17, protein MISKGGIVVTERNLRKVRTGRVVSDKMDKTVVVAIEGTVKHPLYHKVVKRTYKLKAHDENNECEVGDRVKVMETKPISKDKRWRLVEIIEKAK, encoded by the coding sequence ATGATCTCGAAAGGAGGCATTGTTGTGACAGAAAGAAATCTTAGAAAAGTAAGAACCGGACGTGTTGTCAGTGACAAAATGGATAAAACAGTTGTTGTAGCCATTGAAGGAACTGTAAAACATCCACTATATCACAAAGTAGTAAAAAGAACATATAAGCTTAAGGCTCATGATGAAAACAATGAGTGTGAAGTTGGCGATAGAGTAAAAGTGATGGAAACCAAGCCAATCTCAAAAGACAAGAGATGGCGTTTAGTGGAAATCATCGAGAAAGCAAAATAG
- the rplN gene encoding 50S ribosomal protein L14, which yields MIQQESRLKVADNTGAKEILCIRVLGGSTRRYASVGDVIVATVKDATPGGVVKKGDVVKAVVVRTVKEIRRKDGSYIRFDQNAAVVLKDDGTPRGTRIFGPVARELREKKYMKILSLAPEVL from the coding sequence ATGATTCAACAAGAATCGAGACTTAAAGTAGCTGATAATACAGGTGCCAAAGAAATCCTATGCATTCGTGTACTGGGAGGATCCACTAGAAGATATGCTAGTGTTGGTGATGTGATTGTTGCTACCGTTAAAGATGCAACACCAGGTGGCGTTGTAAAAAAAGGTGACGTTGTTAAAGCCGTTGTCGTAAGAACAGTAAAAGAAATCAGACGTAAAGATGGTTCATATATAAGATTTGATCAAAACGCAGCAGTTGTGCTAAAAGATGATGGTACTCCAAGAGGTACACGTATCTTTGGTCCTGTGGCAAGAGAACTTCGTGAGAAGAAGTATATGAAAATCTTATCACTAGCACCAGAAGTATTATAA
- the rplX gene encoding 50S ribosomal protein L24 yields the protein MSKMKLKTGDTVKVITGKDKGKEGKILDVNSKSGRVLVEGINKATKHTKPSAANQQGGIIHKEAMIDASNVMYMHKGKPTKLGAVVSTVERNGKTKTVRKRVAKTTGEVVDK from the coding sequence ATGTCAAAGATGAAACTTAAAACCGGCGATACTGTAAAAGTAATCACTGGTAAGGATAAAGGCAAAGAAGGCAAAATCTTAGATGTCAACAGCAAGTCAGGTCGTGTATTGGTTGAAGGCATCAACAAAGCAACTAAGCATACAAAGCCTAGTGCAGCTAATCAACAAGGTGGTATCATTCACAAAGAAGCCATGATTGATGCTTCTAATGTAATGTATATGCACAAAGGTAAGCCGACCAAACTTGGCGCAGTTGTTTCTACGGTTGAGCGTAACGGCAAAACCAAAACTGTACGTAAACGTGTAGCTAAAACTACCGGTGAAGTCGTCGACAAATAA
- the rplE gene encoding 50S ribosomal protein L5, which translates to MSRLIDTYRNEIVEGMMKKFNYTNKLQVPKIEKIVINMGVGEAKENQKAMDSAVSDLTIIAGQKPLVTKAKKSVAAFKLREGMNIGTKVTLRGKRMYEFLDRLVNLSLPRVRDFRGVNPNSFDGRGNYAMGIKEQLIFPEIEYDKIDKIRGMDIIIVTTANTDEEARELLTQFGMPFRK; encoded by the coding sequence TTGAGTAGACTTATTGATACTTACAGAAATGAAATCGTTGAAGGTATGATGAAAAAATTCAACTATACAAATAAATTACAAGTGCCAAAGATTGAAAAAATCGTCATCAATATGGGTGTCGGTGAAGCTAAAGAAAATCAAAAAGCTATGGATTCTGCAGTTAGTGATCTTACAATCATTGCAGGTCAAAAGCCACTTGTAACAAAAGCAAAAAAATCAGTAGCTGCCTTTAAATTAAGAGAAGGTATGAACATTGGTACGAAAGTAACCCTTCGTGGCAAAAGAATGTATGAATTCCTAGACCGTCTTGTTAACCTATCTCTACCACGTGTTCGTGACTTTAGAGGTGTTAACCCTAACTCTTTCGATGGCAGGGGTAACTATGCAATGGGCATTAAGGAACAACTTATTTTCCCGGAGATCGAATATGACAAGATCGACAAAATCAGAGGTATGGATATCATCATTGTTACAACTGCTAACACAGATGAAGAAGCTAGAGAGCTACTAACTCAATTCGGAATGCCTTTCAGAAAATAA
- a CDS encoding type Z 30S ribosomal protein S14, with protein MAKTSMKVKQQRKPKFSTQAYTRCRLCGRPHSVLKKYGICRICFRELAYKGQIPGVKKASW; from the coding sequence ATGGCTAAAACGTCAATGAAGGTTAAACAACAACGTAAACCAAAATTCTCCACACAAGCTTACACCCGTTGCAGACTTTGCGGAAGACCTCATAGTGTATTGAAAAAATACGGCATATGCAGAATCTGCTTTAGAGAACTTGCATACAAAGGACAAATCCCCGGTGTTAAAAAAGCTAGTTGGTAA
- the rpsH gene encoding 30S ribosomal protein S8 has product MTMSDPIADMLTRIRNGNTAKHDVVKVPSSKMKLAVVDILVKEGYIKNYKIIADGAFKAIRIELKYGADKNEKVISGIKKISKPGLRVYASKDELPSVLGGLGTAIISTNKGLITDKEARKLNVGGEVIAFIW; this is encoded by the coding sequence ATGACAATGAGTGATCCTATTGCAGATATGCTTACAAGAATTAGAAACGGTAACACAGCAAAGCATGACGTTGTAAAAGTTCCATCATCAAAGATGAAACTTGCTGTTGTTGATATATTAGTAAAAGAAGGTTATATCAAAAACTATAAGATTATAGCGGATGGCGCTTTCAAGGCAATTAGAATTGAACTTAAATATGGTGCGGATAAAAACGAAAAAGTTATTTCCGGTATCAAGAAGATATCAAAGCCAGGACTTAGAGTTTATGCAAGTAAAGATGAATTACCATCAGTGCTTGGTGGCCTTGGTACAGCAATTATATCAACAAATAAAGGTCTTATTACAGACAAAGAAGCTAGAAAACTTAATGTAGGTGGCGAGGTTATCGCATTTATCTGGTAA
- the rplF gene encoding 50S ribosomal protein L6, which yields MSRIGRLPITVPAGVDVTITKENFVTVKGPKGTIEKQVPKEMELKLEGSEIVVTRPSEQKKMKSLHGLTRTLVFNMVEGVTNGYTKVLEINGVGYRAKKDGKKLDLSLGYSHPVVMEDPEGIESVVEGNKITISGISKEKVGQYAAEIRFKRPPEPYKGKGIKYIDEVIKRKEGKAGKS from the coding sequence ATGTCACGTATTGGAAGATTACCAATTACTGTGCCGGCTGGTGTTGATGTTACAATTACAAAAGAGAATTTTGTAACGGTAAAAGGCCCAAAAGGGACAATAGAAAAACAAGTACCAAAAGAAATGGAATTAAAACTTGAAGGTTCAGAAATCGTGGTCACAAGACCTAGTGAACAAAAAAAGATGAAATCATTACATGGACTTACAAGAACGTTAGTCTTTAATATGGTTGAAGGTGTAACGAATGGTTACACAAAAGTACTCGAGATCAATGGTGTCGGATATAGAGCTAAAAAAGACGGTAAAAAACTTGACCTAAGTTTAGGTTATAGTCATCCTGTTGTTATGGAAGATCCAGAAGGTATTGAATCAGTGGTTGAAGGTAATAAAATTACCATTAGCGGGATCAGCAAAGAAAAAGTTGGTCAATACGCAGCCGAAATCAGATTCAAAAGACCACCAGAGCCCTATAAAGGCAAAGGTATCAAGTACATTGATGAAGTTATCAAACGTAAAGAAGGAAAAGCTGGTAAGTCCTAG
- the rplR gene encoding 50S ribosomal protein L18, whose amino-acid sequence MIKKISRQAVRVKKHLKIRNKISGTPARPRLAVYRSNSHIYAQIIDDVKGNTLVAASTVEKAIKETLEKTNDITAAKAVGDAVAKKAIEKGIDAVVFDRGGYIYHGKIKALADAAREAGLKF is encoded by the coding sequence ATGATTAAGAAAATATCCAGACAAGCAGTTCGTGTTAAAAAACACTTGAAAATAAGAAACAAAATTTCAGGTACTCCTGCTAGACCAAGATTAGCTGTTTATAGAAGTAATTCACACATCTATGCTCAGATAATTGATGATGTTAAGGGCAACACACTCGTTGCAGCTTCAACTGTAGAAAAGGCAATTAAGGAGACATTGGAAAAAACCAACGATATAACCGCAGCCAAAGCTGTTGGTGATGCTGTTGCAAAAAAAGCAATCGAAAAAGGCATCGACGCTGTTGTTTTTGACCGTGGTGGGTATATTTACCATGGCAAGATCAAGGCATTAGCTGACGCAGCTCGAGAAGCTGGGTTAAAATTCTAA
- the rpsE gene encoding 30S ribosomal protein S5, producing MKRNIIDFNGLELKEKVVTIKRVTKVVKGGRNFRFTATVVVGDENGHVGAGMGKAVEIPEAIRKGIEDAKKKMIEIPLDENNSIPHDWLGKFGSASVLLKRAPEGTGVIAGGPARAVLELAGIKNIRTKSLGSNNKANLVAATITGLSQLKTPEQVANLRGKTVEEVLG from the coding sequence ATGAAGCGAAACATTATAGATTTTAATGGCTTAGAACTTAAAGAAAAAGTCGTAACCATTAAACGTGTAACTAAGGTTGTAAAAGGTGGACGTAACTTCAGATTCACAGCGACAGTTGTTGTTGGAGATGAAAACGGACATGTTGGTGCCGGCATGGGTAAAGCTGTGGAAATTCCAGAAGCAATCCGTAAAGGTATAGAAGATGCAAAGAAAAAAATGATCGAAATTCCACTAGATGAAAACAACAGCATACCACATGACTGGTTAGGGAAATTCGGAAGTGCCTCAGTTCTATTAAAAAGAGCACCTGAAGGTACCGGTGTTATAGCTGGTGGTCCTGCACGTGCCGTACTTGAGCTTGCAGGTATTAAAAACATCAGAACAAAATCCCTTGGTTCAAACAATAAGGCAAATCTTGTTGCTGCAACCATTACAGGACTTAGTCAATTGAAAACACCAGAGCAAGTAGCCAATCTTCGCGGTAAAACAGTAGAAGAAGTATTAGGTTAG
- the rpmD gene encoding 50S ribosomal protein L30, with the protein MADKLKITLVKSTIGAKPKHKLTAEALGLTKLNKTVEQSDNAAIRGMIQSIVHLVKVEEV; encoded by the coding sequence ATGGCAGATAAATTAAAAATTACTTTAGTTAAATCGACAATTGGCGCCAAACCTAAACACAAGTTAACTGCTGAAGCATTAGGCCTAACAAAGCTTAATAAAACAGTAGAACAAAGTGACAATGCGGCAATTAGAGGTATGATTCAGTCGATCGTACACTTAGTAAAAGTTGAAGAAGTTTAG
- the rplO gene encoding 50S ribosomal protein L15, with product MNLTDLRPVAGSKKKKFIKGRGHGSGNGKFAGRGRDGQNSRSGGGTRPGFEGGQMPLYRRLPKRGFHCLNSKDIVAINLDALNVFRAGSVITVEKLQEKGIINNPRDGVKILGDGELTKKLTVQVNAFSKSAIEKIEAAGGKAEVV from the coding sequence ATGAATTTAACAGATTTAAGACCTGTAGCAGGTTCAAAAAAGAAGAAATTCATAAAAGGTAGAGGTCACGGTTCTGGAAACGGTAAGTTTGCAGGTAGAGGTCGTGATGGTCAGAATTCACGTTCAGGCGGGGGTACTAGACCAGGCTTTGAAGGTGGACAAATGCCTTTATATAGACGTCTTCCCAAAAGAGGATTCCATTGTCTGAACTCAAAAGACATTGTTGCCATCAATTTGGACGCTTTAAATGTATTTAGAGCAGGATCCGTGATCACAGTTGAAAAATTACAAGAAAAAGGAATTATTAATAACCCACGTGACGGTGTCAAAATCTTAGGAGATGGAGAATTAACTAAGAAATTGACGGTTCAAGTGAATGCTTTTAGTAAATCAGCCATTGAGAAAATTGAGGCTGCTGGTGGGAAAGCAGAGGTGGTATAA
- the secY gene encoding preprotein translocase subunit SecY codes for MFKTLRDAFKVEDLRKRILFTFFMLFAIRSGAAIPIPGIDSRGILEYFNNNSEGLLGMFDAFSGGAFKNMTIFALGIIPYINSSIIMNLLTIAIPALEEMQKDGEDGRKKIAKITRYATIGFAVIQATAISIGFRSYFVDYSFWSVIAAIVTMTAGTAFLMWCGEKITENGVGNGISLIITVNILSGLGSGALTLYELFMSSEVVKAITLLVVFFLMIVFVVLIQLGERRIPVQYAKRVQGRKVYGGQSTHIPMKVNMAGVIPVIFASSLLQFPATITSFITASPTGWWGKTLEVISISNPYGAAIYFVLIIAFAYFYTAITFNPYDVANNMKKNGGFIPGIRPGKPTVEYLSKVLSRLVLIGAVMLGIIALAPVGLTAVTKIQLNFGGTSLIIVAGVALETVKQVQSQLVMRHYKGFLG; via the coding sequence TTGTTTAAGACACTTCGAGATGCTTTTAAAGTAGAAGACTTAAGAAAAAGAATACTGTTTACATTTTTCATGTTATTTGCTATACGTTCAGGTGCTGCCATTCCTATCCCAGGGATTGACAGCCGTGGTATCCTAGAATACTTTAATAACAACAGTGAAGGACTTCTAGGGATGTTTGATGCTTTTTCAGGTGGTGCATTCAAGAACATGACTATTTTTGCTCTTGGTATCATCCCTTACATCAACTCATCCATCATCATGAACCTTCTTACAATTGCGATTCCAGCACTTGAAGAAATGCAAAAAGACGGTGAAGACGGTAGGAAAAAAATTGCGAAAATTACAAGATACGCAACGATTGGATTCGCAGTGATTCAAGCAACTGCTATTAGCATCGGATTTAGAAGTTATTTTGTTGACTACAGCTTCTGGTCAGTCATCGCAGCCATTGTTACTATGACGGCTGGTACGGCTTTCTTGATGTGGTGTGGTGAAAAAATCACTGAAAACGGCGTAGGTAACGGTATATCACTTATTATCACCGTGAATATCTTATCAGGTCTTGGTAGTGGCGCTTTAACATTATACGAGTTATTTATGAGCAGTGAAGTGGTAAAAGCAATTACGCTTTTGGTTGTTTTCTTTTTAATGATCGTGTTTGTTGTCTTAATCCAATTGGGTGAAAGACGCATACCCGTTCAGTATGCAAAAAGGGTTCAAGGACGTAAGGTGTATGGTGGGCAATCAACACACATACCTATGAAAGTAAACATGGCTGGTGTTATTCCGGTTATATTTGCATCATCCTTATTACAATTTCCTGCGACCATTACTTCTTTTATCACAGCAAGCCCAACGGGTTGGTGGGGTAAAACTTTAGAAGTCATTAGCATCAGTAACCCCTATGGTGCAGCAATATACTTTGTACTTATTATTGCATTTGCTTATTTCTATACAGCCATAACATTTAATCCTTATGATGTGGCAAATAATATGAAAAAAAATGGTGGTTTTATACCTGGGATTCGTCCTGGTAAGCCAACCGTAGAATATTTATCAAAAGTGCTTAGTAGACTTGTATTGATTGGTGCTGTGATGCTTGGTATTATAGCATTAGCCCCTGTTGGGTTAACCGCAGTTACCAAAATTCAATTGAATTTTGGTGGTACCTCACTGATCATCGTAGCCGGTGTTGCACTTGAAACTGTTAAGCAGGTTCAGTCACAGCTTGTCATGAGACATTACAAAGGTTTCTTAGGATAA
- a CDS encoding adenylate kinase, giving the protein MKIIMLGAPGAGKGTQAKKLSTKYSIPHISTGDIFRANIKGETELGLKAKSFMDQGLLVPDALVVDLVADRIVEDDCANGFVLDGFPRTIPQAESLDAALEKMGTSMDYAIDVDVPDDVIVKRMSGRRACVKCGATYHTVYIAPKVDGICDVCGSELILRDDDQPETVLKRLGVYHEQTQPLIEYYTNKGILKTVDGTQDIDVIFESICEIVGA; this is encoded by the coding sequence ATGAAGATAATTATGTTAGGCGCACCTGGTGCCGGCAAAGGAACTCAAGCAAAGAAATTATCAACCAAATACAGCATTCCACATATTTCTACAGGTGATATATTTAGAGCGAATATCAAAGGTGAGACTGAACTTGGATTAAAAGCAAAAAGCTTTATGGATCAAGGTTTATTAGTTCCAGATGCTTTGGTTGTAGATCTTGTAGCAGACCGTATCGTAGAAGATGACTGTGCGAATGGATTTGTATTAGATGGTTTCCCAAGAACCATACCTCAAGCAGAAAGCTTGGATGCTGCTCTAGAAAAAATGGGCACTTCTATGGACTATGCTATTGATGTGGATGTTCCGGATGATGTTATTGTAAAAAGAATGTCTGGCAGAAGAGCATGCGTAAAATGTGGTGCAACTTACCACACAGTATATATTGCACCAAAAGTTGACGGTATCTGTGATGTATGTGGCAGTGAGCTGATTCTAAGAGATGATGATCAGCCGGAAACTGTACTTAAAAGATTAGGTGTCTACCACGAACAAACCCAACCACTGATTGAATACTATACAAACAAAGGCATATTAAAAACAGTGGACGGAACTCAAGACATAGATGTGATTTTTGAATCCATATGTGAAATTGTAGGTGCGTAG
- the map gene encoding type I methionyl aminopeptidase, translating to MAILIKSDSEIEIMRQANAIVAKAHELVAKAIRPGVSTYELDRIAEDFIRSQNATPSFLGYGGFPASICTSVNEAVVHGIPSKQQIIENGDVLSVDIGAYFNGYHGDAARSYAVGQASEDAIKLIEVTQASFFEGIKYAKPGAHLHEISAAIQNFVEAHGFSVVRDLVGHGIGKDLHEEPQIPNYKPIGRGPKLQKGMVLAIEPMVNAGRYNVRTLSDDWTVVTLDGSLSAHYENTILITDTGCELLTVLNQGEHNEKF from the coding sequence ATGGCAATATTAATTAAAAGCGATTCAGAAATTGAGATTATGCGACAAGCTAACGCCATTGTAGCTAAAGCCCACGAATTAGTGGCAAAGGCTATACGGCCTGGTGTGTCAACTTATGAGCTTGATAGGATTGCTGAAGACTTCATACGAAGTCAAAATGCTACCCCTTCTTTTCTAGGTTATGGTGGTTTCCCCGCTTCTATATGTACTTCCGTTAATGAAGCTGTTGTTCATGGTATTCCCAGTAAACAACAGATTATAGAAAACGGCGACGTTTTAAGTGTTGATATTGGCGCTTATTTTAATGGTTATCATGGCGATGCAGCTAGAAGCTATGCTGTGGGCCAGGCATCTGAGGATGCAATCAAACTCATTGAAGTAACGCAAGCAAGTTTCTTTGAAGGTATTAAGTACGCTAAGCCCGGTGCTCATTTACATGAAATATCAGCTGCCATTCAGAATTTTGTGGAGGCTCATGGTTTTTCAGTTGTAAGAGATCTGGTCGGTCATGGTATTGGTAAAGATTTACATGAAGAACCTCAAATACCTAACTATAAGCCCATCGGACGCGGACCGAAACTTCAAAAAGGTATGGTACTTGCCATTGAACCAATGGTTAACGCTGGACGATATAATGTTCGAACTTTAAGTGATGACTGGACAGTTGTGACTTTGGACGGATCATTATCTGCCCACTATGAAAATACAATACTGATTACGGATACAGGTTGTGAATTGCTGACGGTTTTGAATCAAGGTGAGCATAATGAAAAATTTTGA
- a CDS encoding KOW domain-containing RNA-binding protein: MKNFELGQIVKSTAGRDCGELFIILDIEEAYVYIADGKRRRIESPKKKKLKHLQITYMISEEIAGKLKHNEKITNADIRNNLKDYQQTLE; the protein is encoded by the coding sequence ATGAAAAATTTTGAACTTGGTCAAATAGTTAAATCTACTGCAGGTCGAGATTGCGGTGAGCTTTTTATTATTTTAGACATTGAAGAAGCTTATGTGTACATAGCAGACGGAAAACGCAGACGTATCGAGTCTCCCAAAAAGAAGAAATTAAAACATCTTCAAATCACCTATATGATATCAGAAGAAATTGCCGGTAAATTAAAGCACAACGAAAAAATCACCAATGCCGATATCAGAAATAATTTAAAAGATTATCAACAAACCCTAGAATAA